In the genome of Pseudomonas sp. HS6, one region contains:
- the tusB gene encoding sulfurtransferase complex subunit TusB: MSTLHVLSHSPFGDERLTSCLRLLGSADALLLSGDAVYALQPGTAPFSALESRKVKLFVLVEDAQARAVQVPDWAEAIDYPAFVELSIHHDKVNSWL, from the coding sequence ATGTCGACTTTGCATGTGTTGTCCCACTCTCCGTTCGGCGACGAACGCCTGACCAGTTGCCTGCGCCTGCTCGGTTCTGCCGACGCGCTGCTGCTGTCTGGCGATGCTGTTTATGCGCTGCAACCCGGCACTGCGCCGTTCAGTGCGCTGGAATCCCGCAAGGTGAAATTGTTCGTGCTGGTCGAAGACGCGCAAGCCCGCGCCGTGCAGGTTCCGGACTGGGCCGAAGCCATCGATTACCCGGCCTTCGTCGAGCTGTCGATCCACCACGACAAGGTCAATAGCTGGCTATGA
- the cysG gene encoding siroheme synthase CysG, whose product MKYLPLFHNLRGSRVLVVGGGEIALRKSRLLADAGALLRVVAPEIEAQLRELVAASGGECLLRGYAETDLDGCGLIIAATDDEALNAQVSADAHRRCVPVNVVDAPALCSVIFPAIVDRSPLIIAVSSGGDAPVLARLIRAKIETWIPSTYGHLAGLAARFRDQVKGLFPDVQQRRGFWEDVFQGPIADRQLAGQGAEAERLLQAKIDGEASVTTGEVYLVGAGPGDPDLLTFRALRLMQQADVVLYDRLVAPAILELCRRDAERIYVGKRRADHAVPQDQINQQLVDLAKAGKRVVRLKGGDPFIFGRGGEEIEELAAHGIPFQVVPGITAASGCAAYAGIPLTHRDYAQSVRFVTGHLKDGSTDLPWADLVAPAQTLVFYMGLVGLPIICEQLIKYGRAADTPAALIQQGTTVNQRVFTGTLADLPRLVAEHEVHAPTLVIVGEVVQLREKLAWFEGAQAQV is encoded by the coding sequence ATGAAATATCTGCCGCTGTTTCACAACCTGCGCGGCAGTCGTGTGTTGGTCGTCGGTGGGGGGGAGATTGCCTTGCGCAAATCCCGCCTGCTGGCCGATGCCGGTGCGCTGCTGCGGGTGGTCGCACCTGAAATCGAAGCGCAACTGCGCGAACTGGTTGCCGCCAGCGGTGGCGAATGCCTGTTGCGGGGCTACGCCGAAACGGATCTGGACGGTTGCGGGCTGATCATTGCCGCCACCGACGATGAAGCCTTGAACGCGCAAGTTTCCGCCGATGCTCATCGGCGCTGCGTGCCGGTCAACGTGGTGGATGCGCCGGCGCTGTGCAGCGTGATCTTCCCGGCGATTGTCGATCGTTCACCGCTGATCATTGCGGTCTCCAGTGGCGGCGATGCGCCGGTGCTGGCCCGGCTGATCCGCGCCAAGATCGAAACCTGGATTCCCTCGACCTACGGCCATCTGGCCGGTCTGGCCGCGCGGTTTCGCGATCAGGTCAAAGGCTTGTTTCCCGATGTGCAGCAGCGTCGCGGTTTTTGGGAAGACGTGTTCCAGGGGCCGATTGCCGACCGCCAGCTGGCCGGGCAGGGCGCCGAGGCCGAGCGTCTGTTGCAGGCGAAAATCGACGGCGAAGCGAGTGTTACCACTGGCGAGGTCTATCTGGTCGGCGCAGGGCCGGGTGATCCGGATCTGCTGACCTTCCGCGCCTTGCGCCTGATGCAGCAAGCCGATGTGGTGCTGTATGACCGTTTGGTCGCTCCGGCGATTCTTGAGCTCTGCCGTCGCGATGCCGAACGGATTTACGTCGGCAAGCGTCGCGCCGATCACGCCGTGCCGCAGGATCAGATCAACCAGCAACTGGTGGATCTGGCCAAGGCCGGCAAGCGAGTGGTGCGGTTGAAGGGCGGTGATCCGTTCATCTTCGGCCGTGGCGGCGAAGAGATCGAGGAACTGGCGGCCCATGGCATCCCGTTCCAGGTGGTGCCGGGCATCACGGCGGCCAGCGGTTGCGCGGCGTATGCCGGGATTCCGCTGACCCATCGCGATTACGCGCAGTCGGTGCGTTTCGTCACCGGTCACTTGAAGGACGGTTCCACCGATTTGCCGTGGGCCGACCTCGTCGCGCCGGCGCAGACGTTGGTGTTCTACATGGGCCTGGTGGGGTTGCCGATCATCTGCGAGCAGTTGATCAAGTATGGTCGTGCGGCCGATACCCCGGCAGCGTTGATCCAGCAGGGCACCACAGTCAATCAGCGAGTCTTTACCGGCACGCTGGCCGATCTGCCGCGTCTGGTGGCGGAGCATGAAGTACATGCGCCGACATTGGTAATCGTCGGTGAAGTGGTGCAACTGCGCGAGAAACTGGCGTGGTTCGAAGGCGCTCAGGCGCAGGTCTGA
- a CDS encoding YoaK family protein: MLPTASTHRASPGHLHTQKWRGRVGLAMVAALSVLAGMTDAIGFMASGDFVSFMSGNTTRLAVAISDGDVSLTLRLVILVATFILGNALGVVIGRLGGRRALPLLLCIATLLCGAAAWPSDVQLPALLAAIIAMGMLNAAVEEVNGLAVGLTYVTGALSRFGRGLGRWIMGERRNGWRVQLVPWSGMFIGAILGAVLEHHLGLKALYASGLLAALIGLVSLKIPRRWQLGYMPR, encoded by the coding sequence ATGCTGCCAACCGCCTCGACTCACCGCGCCAGCCCCGGCCACCTGCATACGCAGAAATGGCGCGGACGCGTAGGGCTGGCAATGGTGGCCGCGCTCTCGGTCCTGGCGGGGATGACCGATGCCATTGGTTTCATGGCCAGTGGCGACTTCGTTTCATTCATGAGCGGGAATACCACACGGTTGGCGGTGGCGATCAGTGATGGCGATGTGAGTCTGACGCTGCGGCTGGTGATCCTGGTCGCCACGTTCATCCTGGGCAACGCCCTCGGCGTGGTGATCGGGCGCCTCGGCGGGCGCCGCGCGCTGCCGTTGCTGCTGTGCATCGCGACGCTGCTCTGCGGAGCCGCCGCCTGGCCGTCAGACGTGCAACTGCCGGCACTGCTGGCGGCGATTATCGCCATGGGCATGCTCAATGCCGCAGTGGAAGAAGTGAACGGTCTGGCGGTCGGGCTGACCTATGTCACCGGTGCACTCTCGCGGTTCGGTCGCGGTCTGGGGCGCTGGATAATGGGCGAGCGTCGCAATGGTTGGCGCGTGCAACTGGTGCCGTGGAGCGGCATGTTCATCGGCGCCATCCTCGGTGCCGTGCTGGAGCATCACCTGGGGCTCAAAGCGCTGTACGCCAGCGGTTTGCTGGCTGCGTTAATCGGCCTGGTCTCGCTGAAAATCCCTCGGCGCTGGCAGTTGGGTTACATGCCGCGCTGA
- the tusD gene encoding sulfurtransferase complex subunit TusD, with product MKFAIALFSAAHAPSSRRALLFAQAALAGGHEIVRLFFYQDGVYNASDAVVTPQDELDLPKQWRSFIAEHNLDGVVCIAAALRRGVLNAEEAGRYQRDAVAVSAPWELSGLGQLHDAVQDADRLICFGGA from the coding sequence ATGAAGTTCGCCATTGCGTTGTTTTCCGCCGCCCATGCGCCCTCCTCGCGCCGTGCCTTGCTGTTCGCGCAGGCAGCCCTGGCGGGCGGGCATGAAATTGTCCGGCTGTTTTTCTATCAGGACGGTGTCTACAACGCGTCCGACGCCGTGGTCACTCCGCAGGACGAACTGGACCTGCCCAAGCAGTGGCGCAGCTTCATCGCCGAACACAACCTCGACGGCGTGGTGTGCATCGCCGCCGCTCTGCGACGTGGCGTGTTGAATGCCGAGGAAGCCGGGCGTTATCAGCGTGATGCGGTGGCGGTCAGCGCACCGTGGGAATTGTCCGGCCTCGGCCAGTTGCATGATGCGGTTCAGGACGCCGACCGCCTGATCTGCTTCGGAGGCGCATGA
- a CDS encoding TusE/DsrC/DsvC family sulfur relay protein, which produces MNALTVGARAIELDKDGFLVDLNDWSAEVASALAAAEDIELSAEHWEVLELLRSFYAEFQLSPATRPLIKYTALKLGAEKGNSLHLNRLFKGTPAKLAAKLAGLPKPTNCL; this is translated from the coding sequence ATGAATGCGCTGACCGTCGGCGCCCGCGCCATCGAACTGGACAAGGACGGCTTCCTGGTCGACCTCAACGACTGGTCGGCCGAAGTCGCCAGCGCCCTCGCCGCCGCCGAAGACATCGAGTTGAGCGCCGAGCACTGGGAAGTCCTCGAACTGCTGCGCAGCTTCTACGCCGAATTCCAGCTGTCCCCGGCCACCCGGCCGCTGATCAAATACACCGCACTCAAGCTCGGCGCAGAGAAAGGCAACAGCCTGCACCTGAACCGACTGTTCAAAGGCACCCCTGCCAAACTCGCCGCGAAACTGGCGGGCCTGCCCAAACCGACGAATTGCCTATGA
- a CDS encoding NUDIX domain-containing protein, with translation MPNTAERINIVDTQVLSHDWYLLKKITFDYLRNNGEWQRQTREVYDRGNGAAILLFNREKRTVVLTRQFRLPVFVNGHDGLLIEVAAGLLEGAAPEQRIRDEAEEETGYRVHDVKKVFEAYMSPGSVTEKLHFFVAEYDAKSKVSDGGGLEEETEELEVLEWRFDDALAAFHRGEICDAKTIMLLQYAAMNNFFDA, from the coding sequence ATGCCCAACACCGCCGAGCGGATCAATATCGTCGACACTCAGGTGTTGTCCCACGACTGGTATCTGCTGAAGAAAATCACCTTCGACTACCTGCGCAACAACGGCGAATGGCAACGCCAGACCCGCGAGGTCTACGACCGTGGCAATGGTGCGGCAATTCTGTTGTTCAACCGCGAAAAACGCACAGTGGTACTGACTCGCCAGTTCCGTCTGCCGGTGTTCGTCAACGGTCACGACGGTTTGCTGATCGAGGTCGCTGCCGGGTTGCTGGAAGGCGCAGCACCGGAGCAGCGCATTCGCGATGAGGCCGAAGAGGAAACCGGTTACCGCGTGCATGACGTGAAGAAGGTATTCGAGGCTTACATGAGCCCGGGTTCAGTGACCGAGAAGCTGCACTTCTTCGTCGCCGAGTACGACGCGAAGTCGAAGGTCAGTGACGGTGGTGGCCTGGAAGAGGAAACCGAAGAACTTGAAGTGCTGGAGTGGCGTTTCGACGATGCACTGGCAGCGTTCCATCGAGGCGAAATCTGCGATGCCAAGACCATCATGCTGTTGCAGTACGCGGCGATGAATAACTTCTTCGACGCTTAA
- the tusC gene encoding sulfurtransferase complex subunit TusC: MAKSLLIISRQSPWSGPGAREALDIVLAGGAFDLPIGLLFLDDGVLQLAAGQNAKALQQKDLSANLQALPMFGVEALFYCADSASARGLGDRSLDEALPLAAEQITALIDRYDQVITL, encoded by the coding sequence ATGGCCAAGTCCCTTCTGATTATCAGCCGTCAATCGCCGTGGTCCGGCCCCGGCGCCCGCGAAGCGCTGGACATTGTGCTGGCTGGCGGCGCCTTCGATCTGCCGATCGGTCTGCTGTTTCTCGACGACGGCGTGCTGCAACTGGCCGCGGGGCAGAACGCCAAGGCCCTGCAACAGAAAGACCTGAGCGCCAACCTGCAAGCGCTGCCGATGTTTGGCGTCGAAGCGCTGTTCTACTGCGCCGACAGCGCCAGTGCTCGCGGCCTCGGCGATCGCTCGCTGGACGAGGCGTTGCCTCTGGCCGCCGAGCAAATCACCGCCCTCATTGACCGTTACGACCAGGTGATCACCCTCTGA
- a CDS encoding hemerythrin domain-containing protein, translating into MNIFEALRESHDRQRGYAKTLIKTSGDTPERVEAYKQLKAELQAHETAEERHFYIPLMEFDNGVDLSRHAIAEHHEMDEMMEELDETEMSSPAWLATAKKLSDKVHHHLKEEEQKFFQMAGKLLDDKQKEQLAGQYEKEFKAQLP; encoded by the coding sequence ATGAACATTTTCGAAGCCCTTCGCGAGAGTCACGATCGCCAGCGCGGCTATGCCAAGACCTTGATCAAGACCAGCGGCGACACCCCGGAACGCGTCGAAGCCTACAAGCAACTGAAAGCCGAACTGCAGGCCCACGAAACAGCCGAAGAGCGCCACTTCTACATCCCGTTGATGGAGTTCGACAACGGTGTCGATCTCAGTCGCCACGCCATCGCCGAGCATCATGAAATGGACGAAATGATGGAGGAACTCGACGAGACTGAAATGTCCAGTCCGGCCTGGCTGGCCACAGCTAAAAAGCTTTCGGATAAGGTCCATCACCACTTGAAGGAAGAGGAGCAGAAGTTCTTCCAGATGGCCGGCAAGCTGCTCGACGATAAGCAGAAAGAACAGCTCGCCGGGCAGTACGAAAAGGAGTTCAAGGCGCAGCTTCCCTGA
- the crcB gene encoding fluoride efflux transporter CrcB: protein MIRTILAVSVAGIAGTLLRFAAGNWVSANWPRHFYAATLAVNLVGCLIIGLLYGLFLTRPEVPIEIRAGLIVGFVGGLTTFSSFSLDTLRLLESGQALIAFGYLGISVFGGLLATWAGLTLTKL, encoded by the coding sequence GTGATTCGAACGATTCTTGCGGTGTCCGTGGCGGGCATCGCTGGTACATTACTGCGTTTCGCGGCTGGCAATTGGGTCAGCGCCAATTGGCCCCGGCATTTTTATGCGGCAACGCTGGCGGTCAATCTGGTCGGCTGCCTAATCATCGGCCTGCTATACGGACTGTTTTTGACCCGGCCGGAAGTGCCGATCGAAATCCGCGCCGGTCTGATCGTCGGCTTTGTCGGCGGTCTGACGACTTTTTCATCCTTTTCACTGGATACGCTGCGTTTGCTGGAAAGCGGACAGGCCCTGATAGCCTTCGGTTATCTGGGCATCAGCGTGTTCGGCGGCCTGCTCGCGACCTGGGCTGGCCTGACTTTGACCAAACTTTGA
- a CDS encoding glycosyl transferase family protein: MTDYPALTLETPAEHPFAQFVRILGKGKRGARDLTREEAREAMGMIFDEAVEETQLGAFLMLLRHKEESAEEMAGFTEALRERLQAPALKVDLDWPTYAGKKRHLPWYLLAAKCLAQNGVRIFMHGGGAHTAGRLYTEQLLGELNIPLCRNWQQAGAALDNGGLAFMPLVDWAPQLQRMIDLRNTLGLRSPIHSLARILNPLGARCGLQSIFHPGYQAVHRDASGLLGDTAIVVKGDGGEIEINPDADSHLYGTTGGESWDEEWPQLSAQRHVKPASLDVEHLKAVWRGDVVDSYPQMALISTMALALRGLGQSREQAFETAEQYWATRNKSI; encoded by the coding sequence ATGACCGACTATCCAGCGCTGACCCTCGAAACGCCGGCCGAACACCCGTTCGCCCAGTTCGTGCGCATCCTCGGCAAGGGCAAGCGCGGCGCCCGCGACCTGACCCGCGAGGAAGCCCGGGAAGCCATGGGCATGATCTTCGACGAGGCGGTCGAGGAAACCCAGCTTGGTGCCTTCCTGATGTTGCTGCGGCACAAGGAAGAAAGCGCCGAGGAAATGGCTGGCTTCACCGAAGCCCTGCGTGAACGTTTGCAGGCGCCAGCACTGAAGGTCGATCTGGACTGGCCGACCTATGCCGGCAAGAAACGTCATCTACCGTGGTATTTGCTGGCGGCCAAGTGCCTGGCGCAGAACGGCGTGCGCATCTTCATGCACGGCGGTGGCGCGCACACCGCCGGGCGTTTGTATACCGAACAACTGCTTGGCGAGCTGAACATCCCACTTTGCCGCAACTGGCAACAGGCCGGTGCGGCACTCGACAATGGCGGCCTGGCGTTCATGCCGCTGGTGGACTGGGCGCCGCAGCTGCAACGAATGATCGACCTGCGCAACACCCTCGGTCTGCGCTCGCCGATTCACTCGCTGGCGCGGATCCTCAATCCGCTGGGCGCGCGTTGCGGCTTGCAGAGTATTTTCCACCCCGGCTACCAAGCCGTGCACCGCGATGCCAGCGGCTTGCTCGGCGACACGGCGATCGTGGTCAAGGGCGATGGCGGCGAAATCGAGATCAACCCGGATGCCGACAGCCACCTGTACGGCACCACCGGCGGCGAGAGCTGGGACGAGGAATGGCCGCAGTTGTCGGCACAACGCCACGTCAAACCGGCGTCGCTGGATGTCGAGCATCTGAAGGCCGTATGGCGCGGCGATGTGGTCGATAGCTACCCGCAAATGGCGCTGATTTCGACCATGGCGTTGGCGCTGCGTGGTCTTGGCCAAAGCCGGGAACAAGCCTTCGAAACCGCAGAGCAATACTGGGCCACAAGGAACAAATCGATTTAA
- a CDS encoding DUF6388 family protein → MAPTDQRHEHALKLFLDAHPEVREALDHLNPLLAQAKGETPAQYREERLHEAFEAEAESQGLFAWELTLQLTATTPEDYQAQRLEVHREVAEMAGMDWLEYCDLYGIEP, encoded by the coding sequence ATGGCGCCTACCGACCAGCGACATGAACATGCCCTGAAACTGTTTCTCGATGCACACCCTGAAGTGCGCGAAGCCCTCGATCATCTCAACCCATTGCTGGCCCAGGCCAAGGGCGAAACCCCGGCACAGTACCGCGAAGAACGTCTGCACGAAGCGTTCGAAGCCGAGGCCGAAAGCCAGGGCTTGTTCGCCTGGGAGCTGACGCTGCAACTGACCGCCACAACGCCCGAGGACTATCAGGCGCAACGCCTGGAAGTGCATCGAGAGGTGGCGGAGATGGCCGGGATGGACTGGCTGGAATATTGCGACCTTTATGGCATAGAACCCTGA
- a CDS encoding glutathione S-transferase family protein encodes MGLLVDGRWQDKWYESSKDGAFQREQAQRRNWVTRNGEPGPSGEGGFAAEAGRYHLYVSLACPWAHRTLILRKLKGLESLIDVSVVSWLMLENGWTFDQNLGSTGDKLDHFDFMHQRYTADTADYTGRVTVPVLWDKKLKRIVSNESAEIIRMFNNAFDDLTGNDLDFYPAPLRGEIDALNERIYPAVNNGVYRAGFATSQKAYEEAFDDVFAELDHLEQVLGANRYLTGEYLTEADVRLFTTLIRFDAVYHGHFKCNLRRISDYPNLSNWLREMYQWPGVAETVDFQHIKNHYYGSHKTINPTGIVPKGPEQDFNIAHDRDRLGGKGVWRKA; translated from the coding sequence ATGGGTTTACTCGTCGACGGCCGCTGGCAGGACAAGTGGTACGAAAGCAGCAAGGACGGCGCGTTCCAGCGCGAACAGGCGCAGCGCCGTAACTGGGTCACTCGCAATGGCGAGCCTGGCCCGAGCGGTGAAGGCGGTTTTGCCGCCGAAGCCGGGCGTTATCACCTTTACGTCTCCCTCGCCTGTCCGTGGGCGCATCGCACACTGATTCTGCGCAAGCTCAAGGGCCTGGAAAGTCTGATTGATGTTTCGGTCGTCAGTTGGCTGATGCTGGAAAACGGCTGGACCTTCGACCAGAACCTCGGCTCGACCGGCGACAAACTCGACCACTTCGACTTCATGCACCAGCGCTACACCGCTGACACCGCCGACTACACCGGGCGCGTCACCGTGCCAGTGCTGTGGGACAAGAAACTCAAGCGTATCGTCAGCAATGAATCGGCGGAGATCATCCGCATGTTCAACAACGCCTTCGATGACTTGACCGGCAACGATCTGGACTTCTATCCGGCGCCGTTGCGCGGCGAGATCGATGCGCTGAACGAGCGGATCTACCCCGCCGTGAACAACGGCGTTTATCGCGCCGGGTTTGCCACTTCGCAAAAGGCCTATGAAGAAGCATTCGACGATGTGTTTGCCGAACTCGATCATCTGGAACAGGTGCTCGGCGCCAACCGTTATCTGACGGGCGAATACCTGACCGAGGCGGACGTGCGCCTGTTCACCACGCTGATTCGTTTCGACGCGGTGTACCACGGGCACTTCAAATGTAATCTGCGGCGGATCAGCGATTATCCGAATCTGTCGAACTGGCTGCGGGAGATGTACCAGTGGCCGGGCGTTGCCGAGACCGTGGATTTCCAGCACATCAAGAATCACTACTACGGCAGCCACAAGACCATCAACCCGACCGGGATTGTGCCGAAGGGGCCGGAGCAGGATTTCAATATCGCCCATGACCGGGACCGGTTGGGCGGGAAAGGGGTTTGGCGCAAGGCCTGA
- the serS gene encoding serine--tRNA ligase, whose product MLDSKLLRSNLQDVADRLASRGFALDVARIEALEEQRKTVQTRTEALQAERNARSKSIGQAKQRGEDIAPLMADVERMAGELSAGKVELDAIQTELDSILLGIPNLPHESVPVGEDEDGNVEVRRWGTPTAFDFPVQDHVALGEKFGWLDFETAAKLSGARFALLRGPIARLHRALAQFMINLHVTEHGYEEAYTPYLVQAPALQGTGQLPKFEEDLFKIAREGEADLYLIPTAEVSLTNIVAGEIVDSKQLPIKFVAHTPCFRSEAGASGRDTRGMIRQHQFDKVEMVQIVEPSTSMDALESLTANAEKVLQLLGLPYRTLALCTGDMGFSAVKTYDLEVWIPSQDKYREISSCSNCGDFQARRMQARFRNPETGKPELVHTLNGSGLAVGRTLVAVLENYQQADGSIRVPDVLKPYMGGLEVIG is encoded by the coding sequence ATGCTCGATTCCAAACTGTTACGTAGCAACCTCCAGGACGTAGCGGACCGCCTGGCTTCCCGTGGCTTTGCCCTGGATGTCGCGCGCATCGAAGCGCTGGAAGAACAGCGCAAGACCGTCCAGACCCGCACCGAAGCACTGCAGGCTGAACGTAACGCGCGTTCCAAATCCATCGGTCAGGCCAAGCAGCGCGGCGAAGACATCGCGCCGTTGATGGCGGACGTCGAGCGCATGGCGGGCGAACTGAGTGCCGGTAAAGTCGAGCTGGACGCGATCCAGACCGAACTGGATTCGATCCTGCTGGGCATCCCGAACCTGCCGCACGAGTCGGTACCGGTTGGCGAAGATGAAGACGGCAACGTCGAAGTCCGCCGCTGGGGCACTCCGACTGCTTTCGACTTCCCGGTTCAGGACCACGTGGCCCTGGGCGAGAAATTCGGCTGGCTCGACTTCGAAACCGCCGCCAAGCTGTCCGGCGCACGTTTCGCGCTGCTGCGTGGCCCGATTGCCCGTCTGCACCGTGCACTGGCGCAGTTCATGATCAACCTGCACGTCACCGAGCACGGCTATGAAGAGGCCTACACGCCTTATCTGGTTCAGGCCCCGGCGCTGCAAGGCACTGGTCAACTGCCGAAGTTCGAAGAAGACCTGTTCAAGATCGCCCGCGAAGGCGAAGCCGATCTGTACCTGATCCCGACCGCCGAAGTGTCGCTGACCAACATCGTGGCCGGTGAAATCGTCGATTCGAAGCAGCTGCCGATCAAGTTCGTTGCCCACACTCCGTGCTTCCGCAGCGAAGCCGGCGCGTCGGGTCGTGACACCCGCGGCATGATCCGCCAGCACCAGTTCGACAAGGTCGAGATGGTACAGATCGTCGAGCCGTCGACGTCGATGGACGCGCTGGAAAGCCTGACTGCCAACGCCGAGAAAGTCCTGCAACTGCTAGGTCTGCCTTACCGTACCCTGGCGCTGTGCACCGGCGACATGGGCTTCAGCGCGGTCAAGACTTATGACTTGGAAGTGTGGATCCCGAGCCAGGACAAATACCGTGAAATCTCGTCGTGCTCCAACTGCGGCGATTTCCAGGCCCGCCGCATGCAGGCGCGTTTCCGCAACCCGGAAACCGGCAAGCCTGAGCTGGTGCACACCCTGAACGGTTCCGGCCTGGCGGTCGGTCGTACGCTGGTTGCGGTGCTGGAAAACTACCAGCAGGCCGACGGCTCGATCCGTGTGCCAGACGTGCTGAAGCCGTACATGGGTGGCCTTGAGGTCATCGGCTAA
- a CDS encoding N-acetyltransferase — protein MSLRIELSQESTEEERLAILAPLHAYNVAQAGIAVSEPLTLLVRDEHGTILGGLYGRLVCQWLFVDLLSVPEQGRHQGIGSKLMRMAEDLAREKGCIGAWLDTFDFQAPEFYKKLGYSQFGELVDYPPGHKRMFFQKRLDV, from the coding sequence ATGAGTTTACGGATCGAGCTGTCGCAGGAATCCACGGAAGAAGAGCGCCTGGCCATTCTGGCGCCGCTGCACGCCTATAACGTTGCTCAGGCCGGGATTGCCGTATCGGAGCCGCTCACGCTGCTGGTACGCGATGAACACGGCACCATTCTGGGTGGGCTCTATGGCCGGTTGGTCTGCCAGTGGCTGTTCGTCGATCTGCTGTCGGTGCCGGAACAAGGTCGCCATCAGGGGATCGGGTCGAAACTGATGCGCATGGCCGAAGACCTCGCGCGTGAGAAGGGTTGCATCGGGGCCTGGCTCGACACCTTCGATTTTCAGGCGCCGGAGTTCTACAAGAAGCTGGGGTATAGCCAGTTTGGCGAGCTGGTGGATTACCCGCCGGGGCACAAACGAATGTTTTTCCAGAAACGTCTGGACGTCTGA
- a CDS encoding lytic polysaccharide monooxygenase auxiliary activity family 9 protein: protein MNQPQAQNQLRHGRVISPASRGAVAIEQGLLGGWQVNEMEGGKNFPALVAGPFPAPFESDNPSVVPPADGHILSGGKDDARDCVNFTEEEMSKKLGRPFTWPLLNVTPGQTLEVKWEYTAPHTTRGYRWLITKDGWDPKQRITRAQLETKPFAEDFYPQVPYYSHAAELKAKVNHAVKLPANKQGHHVVVLMWIVANTGNAFYQAFDVDFK, encoded by the coding sequence ATGAATCAACCACAAGCTCAAAACCAACTGCGACACGGTCGCGTCATTTCCCCTGCAAGCCGCGGTGCGGTGGCCATCGAACAAGGATTGCTCGGTGGCTGGCAGGTCAACGAGATGGAAGGTGGCAAGAACTTCCCGGCACTGGTGGCCGGCCCGTTCCCGGCACCTTTCGAGTCGGATAACCCGAGTGTCGTGCCCCCGGCCGACGGTCACATTCTCAGCGGTGGCAAGGACGATGCCCGCGATTGCGTGAACTTCACCGAAGAGGAAATGAGCAAGAAACTCGGTCGCCCATTCACTTGGCCACTGCTCAACGTAACACCTGGCCAGACCCTTGAAGTCAAATGGGAATACACCGCGCCGCACACCACTCGCGGTTACCGATGGCTGATCACCAAGGATGGCTGGGACCCGAAACAACGCATCACCCGTGCACAACTGGAAACAAAACCGTTCGCCGAGGACTTCTATCCGCAAGTGCCGTACTACAGTCATGCGGCGGAGCTGAAGGCCAAGGTCAATCACGCGGTGAAACTTCCGGCCAACAAGCAGGGTCATCACGTTGTTGTCTTGATGTGGATCGTCGCCAACACCGGCAACGCCTTCTATCAGGCCTTCGATGTGGACTTCAAATAA